One window from the genome of Salisaeta longa DSM 21114 encodes:
- a CDS encoding LytR C-terminal domain-containing protein, with amino-acid sequence MRFSWRSLAAGPLLTVLIVVLAGGALVLGYAFVQQSLQPPSDPTRVQRNPTLVSDVIQVSVQNGCGVADVAERTTHFLRGRGFDVVQTGNYTSFGVARSKVIDRTGDLASARKVARALGIPTSRVVQDLAPGLYLDASVVLGRDYEQLRPFRGSRVAATALAP; translated from the coding sequence ATGCGCTTCTCGTGGCGCTCGCTTGCTGCCGGCCCGCTGCTCACCGTTCTCATCGTTGTCCTGGCGGGCGGAGCCCTGGTGCTGGGGTACGCCTTCGTGCAGCAGTCGCTGCAGCCCCCCAGCGACCCGACCCGCGTGCAGCGCAACCCCACGCTGGTGAGCGACGTCATCCAGGTGTCGGTGCAAAATGGCTGCGGCGTGGCGGATGTGGCCGAGCGCACCACGCACTTCCTGCGCGGCCGCGGCTTCGATGTGGTGCAAACGGGCAACTACACGTCGTTCGGCGTGGCCCGCTCGAAGGTGATCGACCGCACCGGCGACCTGGCCTCCGCCCGCAAAGTGGCCCGCGCGCTGGGCATCCCCACCTCGCGCGTGGTGCAAGACCTTGCGCCCGGTTTGTATTTGGATGCGTCGGTGGTGCTGGGCCGCGATTACGAGCAGCTGCGCCCCTTCCGCGGATCCCGCGTCGCAGCGACGGCGCTCGCGCCCTGA
- the rsfS gene encoding ribosome silencing factor: MASSSSTSSASSSPAKQRVPRNAGYELAAYAVDAMADKKATDIVVLDLRSISSMADFFVIGTGHSDLQVRAIANGVMDDIEEICDETPWHKEGLDHRQWVLLDYVDLVVHVFSAERREHYNIERLWGEATAEEVPTDGDAADVALLQQLLRGDTPPEDA, encoded by the coding sequence ATGGCTTCTTCATCCTCAACATCGTCTGCTTCGTCCTCGCCCGCCAAACAGCGCGTGCCGCGCAATGCCGGCTACGAGCTTGCGGCCTATGCCGTGGATGCGATGGCGGACAAAAAGGCCACGGACATCGTGGTGCTCGACCTTCGCTCCATTAGCAGCATGGCCGACTTCTTCGTGATTGGCACGGGCCACTCCGACCTGCAGGTGCGCGCCATTGCCAACGGCGTGATGGACGACATCGAAGAGATCTGCGACGAGACGCCCTGGCACAAAGAGGGCCTCGATCATCGGCAGTGGGTGCTGCTCGATTATGTAGATCTGGTGGTGCACGTCTTTAGCGCCGAGCGCCGCGAGCATTACAACATTGAGCGCTTGTGGGGAGAGGCCACGGCCGAGGAGGTGCCCACCGATGGCGATGCGGCCGATGTGGCGTTGCTGCAACAGCTGTTGCGCGGCGACACGCCGCCGGAGGATGCGTGA
- a CDS encoding DUF423 domain-containing protein, which yields MPIVDDAIPTTARLFLIVGSVLAGLAVAAGAFGAHGLDGRVSPDRIATFETGAQYHMYHALALLVVAWLVSIGGGALAVAAGYAFLTGIVIFSGSLYLLVLTDTPWLGAITPLGGVAFIVGWGLLAWSAWSGGG from the coding sequence ATGCCAATCGTTGACGACGCCATTCCGACCACGGCCCGCCTCTTTCTTATCGTTGGGAGCGTGCTGGCCGGGCTTGCCGTTGCGGCGGGCGCGTTTGGGGCGCACGGCCTCGACGGCCGCGTCTCGCCCGACCGCATTGCGACCTTCGAGACGGGCGCGCAGTATCACATGTACCACGCCCTGGCGCTGCTTGTGGTGGCCTGGCTTGTAAGCATCGGCGGCGGCGCGCTGGCTGTGGCGGCCGGGTACGCCTTCCTAACGGGCATCGTCATCTTTTCGGGCAGCCTGTACCTGCTCGTCCTCACCGATACGCCCTGGCTGGGCGCCATCACGCCGCTGGGCGGCGTCGCGTTTATCGTGGGCTGGGGACTGCTGGCCTGGAGCGCCTGGTCGGGCGGTGGATGA
- the glmM gene encoding phosphoglucosamine mutase yields the protein MGTLIASISGIRGIVGDGLDPSVLVRYAGAYGTWARKRAVAQGRAPVIVVGRDARVTGPLCADLVMATLRGMGCDVIDVGLAATPTVELAVLQRGAAGGIILSASHNPEEWNALKLLNEHGEFLTPAQGETIIAMAEAADAAPVGYASTGSYATADALPAHLDAILALDFIDAAAIAEQAFTVVVDGVNSVGGVALPALLERLGASTIPLHCEPTGRFAHPAEPRPAHLTELTETVASTGADLGVAVDPDADRLALVDNAGRFILEELTQVLAADFLWGFRDGPFVTNLSSSRAIDDVAAAHGQPVHRSAVGEINVVQTMKAVDAVLGGEGNGGVILPELHYGRDALVGVAMVLQHLTNQQTTLAAVHDALPQYAMAKDKLPLDGLPVQALLRAMEERYDGEAELSTVDGLKISFDDRWVHMRPSNTEPILRVYAEAPTADEAQALATRFKEELRAAVP from the coding sequence ATGGGCACCCTCATTGCATCCATTTCTGGCATTCGTGGCATTGTGGGCGACGGGCTCGACCCGTCGGTGCTGGTGCGCTACGCCGGCGCGTATGGCACGTGGGCGCGCAAGCGAGCCGTCGCGCAGGGCCGCGCCCCGGTGATTGTTGTAGGCCGCGACGCCCGCGTTACCGGTCCGCTGTGCGCGGACCTCGTGATGGCCACGCTGCGCGGCATGGGGTGCGACGTGATTGACGTGGGGCTGGCCGCCACGCCCACGGTAGAGCTGGCGGTCCTGCAGCGCGGCGCCGCCGGGGGCATCATCCTCTCGGCCTCGCACAATCCGGAAGAGTGGAACGCGCTGAAGCTCCTGAACGAGCACGGCGAGTTTCTGACGCCCGCGCAAGGCGAAACGATCATTGCCATGGCCGAGGCGGCGGACGCCGCGCCCGTCGGCTATGCGTCGACCGGCAGCTACGCCACGGCCGATGCGCTGCCCGCGCACCTCGACGCCATTTTGGCGCTCGACTTCATCGACGCGGCGGCCATTGCCGAACAGGCATTCACGGTGGTCGTGGACGGCGTCAACTCGGTGGGGGGCGTGGCCCTTCCGGCCCTGCTGGAGCGCCTTGGGGCCTCCACCATTCCCCTCCACTGCGAACCGACCGGACGCTTTGCGCACCCGGCCGAGCCGCGGCCCGCGCATCTGACCGAGCTCACCGAGACCGTCGCCTCCACGGGCGCCGATTTGGGCGTGGCCGTCGACCCCGACGCCGACCGGCTCGCGCTCGTCGACAACGCGGGGCGCTTCATCCTCGAAGAGCTGACGCAGGTCCTTGCCGCCGACTTCCTGTGGGGCTTCCGCGACGGGCCGTTCGTCACGAACCTCTCGTCGTCCCGCGCCATCGACGACGTGGCCGCCGCGCACGGACAGCCGGTGCACCGCTCGGCCGTGGGCGAGATCAACGTCGTGCAGACCATGAAGGCCGTCGATGCGGTGCTGGGCGGCGAGGGCAACGGCGGCGTCATTCTGCCGGAGCTGCACTACGGCCGCGATGCGCTCGTGGGCGTCGCGATGGTGCTGCAGCACCTCACCAACCAGCAGACGACGCTCGCGGCGGTGCACGATGCGCTGCCGCAGTACGCCATGGCCAAAGACAAACTGCCGCTTGACGGGCTGCCCGTGCAGGCGCTCCTCCGCGCGATGGAGGAGCGCTACGACGGCGAAGCCGAGCTGTCGACCGTCGACGGCCTCAAGATTAGCTTTGATGATCGGTGGGTGCACATGCGGCCGTCCAACACCGAACCGATCTTGCGGGTGTACGCCGAGGCGCCCACGGCTGACGAGGCGCAGGCCCTTGCCACGCGGTTCAAAGAGGAGCTTCGCGCCGCCGTACCGTGA
- a CDS encoding adenylate/guanylate cyclase domain-containing protein, with protein sequence MEQEGRELAIYFADVCGSTKLYENLGDERARHLIARTLELLADETTGNDGVVIKTIGDEIMGTFEQLPSAVSAVSKMTQVVNEDDQLSRANVIIRVGMHYGPVIQEDDGDVYGDAVNVAARLVDWARPDQVMTDRVTMDQLPEFLQPNVRSLGTAQVKGRDEPLEMIEILPQRSRQDLTIVARDFEPPMSSDDTMQLELSIDDRRTIVTNDGPFSIGRSPSNDFTVRDARVSRRHAQIEFRNGAFVFMDASTNGTYVQLGNNDPMFLHRDQVQLQGSGRISLGRSFDKEEARPVHFECRS encoded by the coding sequence ATGGAGCAAGAAGGCCGCGAACTTGCCATCTACTTTGCCGATGTCTGTGGAAGTACCAAGCTGTACGAGAACCTGGGGGACGAGCGCGCGCGTCACCTGATTGCCCGAACGCTGGAACTGCTGGCGGATGAGACCACGGGCAACGACGGGGTGGTGATCAAGACGATTGGCGACGAGATTATGGGTACGTTCGAGCAGTTGCCCTCGGCGGTGTCCGCGGTGTCGAAGATGACGCAGGTCGTGAACGAAGACGACCAGCTGTCGCGGGCCAACGTCATCATTCGCGTAGGCATGCACTACGGGCCGGTGATTCAGGAGGACGACGGCGATGTGTACGGCGATGCGGTGAATGTGGCAGCCCGGCTGGTGGATTGGGCGCGCCCCGATCAGGTGATGACCGACCGCGTGACCATGGACCAGCTGCCGGAGTTTCTGCAGCCCAATGTGCGCAGTCTGGGCACGGCGCAGGTGAAGGGGCGCGATGAGCCGTTGGAGATGATCGAGATCCTGCCCCAGCGCTCGCGCCAAGACCTCACCATCGTGGCCCGCGATTTTGAGCCGCCCATGAGCAGCGATGATACGATGCAGCTGGAGCTGTCGATTGACGACCGGCGCACGATCGTAACCAACGACGGGCCGTTTTCCATCGGGCGCAGCCCCTCCAACGACTTCACGGTGCGCGATGCCCGCGTGTCGCGGCGGCATGCCCAGATCGAGTTTCGGAACGGGGCGTTCGTCTTTATGGATGCCAGCACCAACGGAACGTACGTGCAGCTGGGCAACAACGACCCGATGTTTCTCCACCGCGACCAGGTGCAGCTGCAAGGCAGCGGCCGCATCAGCTTGGGGCGTAGCTTCGACAAGGAAGAGGCCCGTCCGGTGCACTTTGAATGCCGCTCGTAG
- a CDS encoding sodium:calcium antiporter, giving the protein MQLLLYVGLAVLGTAVCWKGSGLLEKASERLAMYYQLPVIVQGAVIAAVGSSFPELSSTVIATLLHGSFDLGVSAIVGSAIFNILVIPGISGLVGQQLTSARMLVYKDAQFYITSVAVTLLIFALAVIYNPVPGSELVGEMTRPLAIVPVLLYGLYLFLQQQDMSEYEPDHEVPDTIKVGREWGRLLISLVVIIGGVEALVQSALGLGEWFGTPPFLWGLTVIAAGTSLPDAFVSVRAAQRGEGTMSMANVLGSNIFDLLIAVPVGILIAGAAPVDFTVAVPMMGYLTLVSIVLFAMLRTRLSLTRFEAWVLLVLYGVFVGWMVLETMGVTSVVVG; this is encoded by the coding sequence ATGCAACTGCTGCTTTACGTTGGCCTCGCCGTCCTCGGAACCGCCGTGTGCTGGAAGGGCAGCGGCTTGTTGGAGAAGGCCTCCGAGCGGCTGGCCATGTATTACCAGTTGCCGGTTATCGTGCAGGGCGCCGTGATCGCGGCGGTGGGGTCGAGCTTTCCGGAGCTTTCCAGCACCGTCATTGCGACCCTGCTGCACGGCTCGTTCGATTTGGGCGTATCGGCCATTGTGGGCTCGGCGATCTTCAACATCCTCGTCATTCCCGGCATTTCGGGATTGGTCGGCCAGCAGCTGACGTCCGCGCGCATGCTGGTGTACAAAGATGCGCAGTTCTACATCACCTCGGTGGCCGTTACGCTGCTCATCTTTGCCCTGGCGGTGATCTACAACCCCGTGCCGGGCAGCGAGCTCGTGGGCGAGATGACGCGCCCGCTGGCAATCGTGCCGGTGCTGCTGTACGGCCTGTACCTGTTCTTGCAGCAGCAGGACATGAGCGAGTACGAGCCCGACCATGAGGTGCCCGACACCATCAAAGTGGGCCGCGAGTGGGGGCGCCTGCTCATCAGCCTCGTGGTCATCATCGGCGGGGTTGAGGCGCTGGTGCAGTCGGCGCTGGGGCTGGGCGAATGGTTTGGCACGCCGCCGTTTTTGTGGGGGCTTACGGTCATCGCTGCCGGTACGAGTTTGCCGGACGCGTTTGTGAGCGTGCGGGCGGCGCAGCGGGGCGAGGGCACCATGAGCATGGCCAACGTGCTGGGCAGCAACATCTTCGATCTGCTGATTGCCGTGCCCGTGGGCATCCTTATCGCGGGCGCCGCGCCGGTCGACTTTACCGTAGCGGTGCCCATGATGGGCTACCTGACGCTCGTCAGCATCGTGCTGTTTGCCATGCTGCGCACCCGGCTCTCGCTGACGCGCTTTGAAGCCTGGGTGCTGCTGGTGCTGTATGGGGTGTTTGTTGGATGGATGGTGCTGGAGACGATGGGCGTTACAAGCGTGGTTGTGGGGTAG
- a CDS encoding type III pantothenate kinase, with protein sequence MLLALDIGNTAIKAGCFAGHRLVAVEAHRWTSGAPRAWDAAWETLWAQLSVPAHEVERIGLVSVVPEARARLTAVLAARFACPLVTVTPALPLPFTMAYETPDTLGADRVAAAAGGWARYRVPGRPLLVIDAGTAITYEVLTADGCYRGGAIAPGPALMARALHDRTAQLPEVPLAPPPDVIGASTNAALQSGIVWGAVESVRGMIARYTRRLDAPPVVVLTGGGHPLLAPHLDALDHVDPHLVLRGVQVLTAAASSSAA encoded by the coding sequence ATGCTGCTCGCCCTCGACATCGGAAATACGGCGATCAAAGCGGGCTGCTTTGCCGGCCACCGGCTGGTGGCGGTTGAGGCGCACCGCTGGACATCTGGCGCGCCGCGGGCGTGGGACGCCGCATGGGAGACGCTGTGGGCGCAGCTTTCGGTACCGGCGCACGAGGTGGAGCGCATCGGGCTGGTCTCGGTGGTGCCCGAGGCCCGCGCCCGTCTGACGGCTGTGCTGGCCGCTCGCTTCGCTTGTCCGCTTGTGACGGTGACGCCCGCCCTGCCGCTTCCGTTTACGATGGCCTACGAGACGCCCGACACCCTCGGCGCCGATCGGGTGGCCGCGGCCGCCGGGGGATGGGCGCGCTACCGCGTGCCGGGGCGTCCGCTGCTCGTCATCGACGCGGGCACGGCCATCACGTACGAGGTGCTCACGGCCGACGGGTGCTACCGGGGCGGCGCCATCGCACCGGGGCCCGCGCTCATGGCCCGCGCCCTGCACGATCGCACCGCCCAACTCCCCGAGGTACCCCTCGCGCCACCGCCCGACGTGATCGGCGCCTCGACCAACGCCGCGCTGCAAAGCGGCATCGTGTGGGGTGCCGTGGAGAGCGTCCGCGGCATGATTGCGCGCTACACGCGCCGCCTCGACGCGCCCCCCGTGGTGGTGCTCACCGGCGGCGGGCATCCGCTGCTGGCCCCGCACCTCGACGCCCTCGATCATGTCGATCCGCACCTGGTGCTGCGCGGCGTGCAGGTGCTCACCGCAGCGGCTTCGTCGTCGGCTGCATAG
- the rpmA gene encoding 50S ribosomal protein L27: MAHKKGMGSTKNGRDSNPKYLGVKAYGGEFIKAGGIIVRQRGTKFHPGQNVGKGGDDTLFAKKAGKVHFKRSRGNRRFVHIVPEDA, from the coding sequence ATGGCACATAAGAAAGGCATGGGCTCGACCAAAAACGGTCGGGACTCGAATCCGAAGTACCTGGGCGTGAAGGCGTACGGCGGCGAGTTTATCAAAGCAGGCGGCATCATTGTGCGTCAGCGCGGCACCAAGTTTCATCCCGGACAAAACGTAGGCAAGGGCGGCGACGATACGCTCTTCGCCAAGAAAGCGGGCAAGGTGCACTTCAAGCGCAGCCGCGGCAACCGCCGGTTCGTGCACATTGTACCGGAGGACGCGTAG
- the rplU gene encoding 50S ribosomal protein L21, protein MYAIVDVKDKQFKVHEGDTIYVPYHSEAAVDDTLTLDRVLLTSDGEGATTLGTPTVEGASVTARVIDQVKGDKIIVFKKKRRKRYRVKRGHRQRYTKITIESVAAGA, encoded by the coding sequence ATGTACGCGATTGTTGACGTAAAAGATAAGCAGTTCAAGGTACACGAAGGCGACACCATCTACGTGCCGTACCATTCCGAGGCGGCCGTAGATGACACGCTCACGCTCGACCGGGTGCTGCTCACTTCCGACGGGGAGGGAGCAACCACGCTGGGCACGCCCACCGTAGAGGGGGCGTCGGTTACGGCGCGCGTGATCGACCAGGTGAAGGGCGACAAGATCATCGTCTTCAAAAAGAAACGACGCAAGCGGTATCGCGTAAAGCGCGGACACCGCCAGCGCTACACCAAAATCACGATCGAGTCGGTGGCGGCCGGGGCGTAA
- a CDS encoding fumarylacetoacetate hydrolase family protein: MKISLPSSDAPVRPGKLLCIGRNYAKHAAEMDSDVPTTPMVFLKPSTALVRSGGAVTIPRASSNVHHELELVVAIGRRGKDIPAADALDYVAGYALGLDMTARDIQSAAKERRHPWSVAKGFDTFAPLGPFVPARSVENPQALTFQLAVNGTVRQQADTRHMIFSVADLIAYCSTVFTLEAGDLLYTGTPEGVAQVQAGDVLEATGDGLEPLRVTVGAAR, translated from the coding sequence ATGAAGATCTCTCTCCCCTCGTCAGACGCGCCGGTGCGCCCGGGCAAGCTGCTGTGCATTGGCCGCAACTATGCAAAGCACGCGGCCGAGATGGATAGCGATGTACCCACGACGCCTATGGTGTTTCTGAAGCCGTCTACAGCGCTCGTGCGCAGCGGCGGCGCGGTCACCATTCCGCGGGCGTCGTCGAATGTGCACCACGAGCTGGAGCTGGTGGTGGCCATCGGGCGGCGCGGCAAAGACATTCCGGCGGCCGACGCGCTCGACTATGTGGCGGGCTACGCGCTGGGGCTCGACATGACGGCGCGCGACATCCAAAGCGCGGCCAAAGAGCGGCGGCATCCGTGGTCGGTGGCCAAGGGCTTCGATACGTTTGCGCCCCTGGGGCCGTTTGTGCCGGCGCGGTCGGTGGAGAATCCGCAGGCGCTCACCTTTCAGCTGGCGGTGAACGGCACCGTGCGGCAGCAGGCCGACACCCGCCACATGATCTTTTCGGTGGCCGACCTCATCGCGTACTGCTCGACCGTGTTTACGCTGGAAGCGGGCGACCTGCTCTACACCGGCACCCCCGAGGGCGTGGCGCAGGTACAGGCCGGCGACGTTCTCGAAGCGACGGGCGACGGGCTGGAGCCGCTGCGCGTCACCGTAGGCGCGGCCCGCTAA
- a CDS encoding S1/P1 nuclease, translating into MHKILLTLLLACLTATPAWGWGQTGHRVIGYIAQQYLNAEAEARLRSLLNGHSLAEASTWMDEIRSDDAYDYTSTWHWVTIPTGMTYAATDKNPSGDLLGKTKEIIGALKADTLSTEMQRRYVRFLVHMVGDMHQPLHVGTGDDRGGNDFTVLWFGEPSNLHRVWDSGMINQKGLSFTELARFVGPAAAERKQSWRTASVEQWAQESMSYREAVYAVPQDRELSYRYMYKNFDTVKERLLQAGVRLADVLNEIYG; encoded by the coding sequence ATGCACAAGATTCTCCTCACGCTTCTGCTTGCCTGCCTCACCGCCACGCCGGCCTGGGGCTGGGGCCAAACCGGGCACCGCGTCATCGGCTACATCGCGCAGCAGTACCTGAATGCCGAAGCCGAAGCGCGCCTTCGGTCGCTCCTCAACGGCCATTCGCTGGCCGAAGCGTCGACCTGGATGGACGAGATCCGCTCGGACGATGCCTACGATTACACCAGCACGTGGCACTGGGTGACCATTCCCACGGGCATGACCTACGCCGCAACCGACAAAAATCCGTCGGGCGACCTGCTGGGCAAGACGAAAGAAATCATCGGCGCGCTAAAAGCCGACACCTTGTCTACCGAGATGCAGCGCCGCTACGTGCGCTTCCTCGTGCACATGGTGGGCGACATGCATCAGCCGCTGCACGTGGGCACGGGCGACGACCGCGGCGGCAACGACTTTACCGTGCTGTGGTTTGGCGAGCCGTCGAACCTGCACCGCGTGTGGGACAGCGGGATGATCAACCAGAAAGGGCTCAGCTTTACGGAGCTGGCGCGCTTCGTGGGGCCGGCCGCGGCCGAGCGGAAGCAGTCGTGGCGCACCGCTTCGGTGGAGCAGTGGGCGCAGGAGTCGATGAGCTATCGCGAGGCGGTGTACGCGGTGCCGCAAGACCGCGAGCTGAGCTACCGCTACATGTACAAGAACTTTGACACGGTGAAGGAGCGCCTGCTGCAAGCCGGCGTGCGGCTCGCTGACGTCCTCAATGAGATTTACGGCTGA
- a CDS encoding YheT family hydrolase: protein MPVQPATYRPPLLLRGGHVQTIAASMLRRVTFAYGRAVRLATPDDDVLHAAWARAAGGGTRVAVLTHGLEGSMQRPYMRGMARALTRRGWDVLAWNMRGCGPTINRQVATYHSGKTEDLDCVVQHALDEGYERVVLIGFSMGGNLSLKYVGERGASLDARVAGAVAFSTPVDLAAASHRISHWTNWHYTRYFLRSLTETVRQKARQHPTAVSTAPLQTIRSLPDFDDAYTAPLNGYADADEYYAKASCKPFLADIARPALLVNAANDPFLPTACYPTALAREHPQLVLEVPREGGHVGFVQFNDAGEYWSEVRAAQFLSALE, encoded by the coding sequence GTGCCGGTCCAGCCCGCTACGTATCGTCCGCCGCTGCTGCTACGCGGGGGCCACGTGCAAACCATTGCGGCTTCTATGCTGCGGCGCGTGACGTTTGCCTACGGGCGCGCCGTGCGCCTGGCAACGCCTGATGACGATGTGCTGCATGCGGCCTGGGCACGGGCGGCGGGCGGCGGAACGCGGGTGGCGGTTCTTACGCACGGCCTGGAGGGCAGCATGCAGCGCCCGTACATGCGCGGCATGGCCCGCGCCCTCACGCGCCGCGGGTGGGACGTGCTGGCCTGGAATATGCGCGGCTGCGGCCCCACCATCAACCGCCAGGTGGCCACGTACCACAGCGGCAAGACGGAAGACCTTGACTGCGTCGTGCAGCACGCGCTGGACGAGGGGTACGAGCGCGTCGTCCTCATTGGCTTTAGCATGGGCGGCAACCTGTCGCTGAAATACGTGGGCGAGCGCGGCGCGTCCCTCGATGCGCGCGTGGCGGGTGCGGTGGCCTTCTCCACGCCGGTCGACCTTGCCGCGGCCTCGCACCGCATTTCCCACTGGACCAACTGGCACTACACGCGCTACTTTTTGCGCTCGCTGACGGAGACCGTGCGCCAGAAGGCCCGGCAGCATCCTACGGCCGTTTCGACCGCGCCGCTGCAAACCATCCGCTCGCTGCCCGACTTTGACGATGCCTACACGGCGCCGCTCAACGGGTACGCGGATGCCGACGAGTACTACGCCAAGGCCAGTTGCAAGCCCTTCTTGGCGGATATTGCGCGGCCGGCGCTGCTGGTGAACGCGGCCAACGATCCCTTTCTGCCAACGGCTTGTTACCCCACGGCCCTCGCGCGCGAGCATCCGCAGCTGGTGTTGGAAGTGCCCCGCGAGGGCGGGCATGTGGGCTTCGTGCAATTCAACGATGCGGGCGAATACTGGTCGGAGGTGCGAGCGGCACAGTTTCTGTCAGCCCTCGAATAG
- a CDS encoding dipeptidase, with product MRTALLLWIVVLPMLPPRAWAQPVAAMQDGGAVALPAHLRQQLIARDSLWATALRIHYRALVLDGHLDTPTRMHDENYRFAQRHTAYRAHVDRPRMADGGLDAAFFAAYVAPYYGNGARAVGRARAVLRTIKQQVRAVPTRAALATTAADVRRIARSGRTAVLLGLEGGHALAGSVDTLRAFARAGIRYVTLTHINTNGWADSAQDAPRHGGLNARGVRMVQAMNDLGVLVDLAHASDATFYDALRASRAPVLVSHSACRRLVPTARNVSDDQLRALARNGGVLMINFFDALVNPALTADVFAAARARLKRQGRSLAYLWDAVYAIKRERNLPGATLRDVVDHIDHAVRVAGIDHVGLGSDFDGVFDLPRGLDDVTRLPWITYALLKRGYAARDIYKILGGNALRVLRQAERLSIRGLTETVPLAPPTSIRPHR from the coding sequence ATGCGCACCGCGCTTCTCCTGTGGATAGTCGTCCTGCCAATGCTGCCGCCTCGGGCGTGGGCCCAACCGGTGGCGGCCATGCAAGACGGCGGTGCGGTGGCGCTGCCCGCGCACCTTCGGCAGCAGCTCATCGCCCGCGACTCGCTGTGGGCCACGGCGCTTCGCATCCACTACCGCGCGCTGGTGCTCGACGGCCACCTCGATACGCCGACACGCATGCACGATGAGAACTACCGGTTCGCCCAGCGCCACACGGCCTACCGCGCACACGTCGACCGTCCGCGGATGGCCGACGGCGGGCTCGATGCGGCGTTCTTTGCGGCGTACGTGGCGCCCTACTACGGCAACGGAGCGCGGGCCGTCGGACGCGCCCGGGCCGTCTTGCGCACCATCAAGCAGCAGGTGCGCGCCGTTCCCACGCGGGCCGCGCTGGCCACCACCGCCGCCGATGTCCGGCGCATCGCGCGCAGCGGGCGGACGGCCGTTCTCCTGGGGCTGGAGGGGGGGCACGCCCTGGCGGGCTCGGTCGATACGCTGCGGGCATTTGCCCGGGCGGGGATCCGCTACGTCACGCTCACGCACATCAACACCAACGGATGGGCCGACAGCGCCCAAGATGCGCCCCGGCACGGCGGACTCAACGCGCGGGGCGTGCGCATGGTGCAAGCCATGAACGACCTGGGCGTCCTCGTCGATCTGGCACACGCGAGCGATGCCACGTTTTACGATGCCCTCCGGGCCAGCCGCGCGCCCGTACTGGTGTCGCACAGCGCGTGCCGCCGCCTCGTGCCCACCGCGCGCAATGTAAGCGACGATCAGCTGCGGGCCCTCGCGCGCAACGGCGGGGTGCTCATGATCAACTTTTTCGATGCCCTCGTCAACCCGGCGCTTACCGCTGACGTCTTCGCCGCCGCCCGCGCCCGCCTGAAGCGTCAAGGGCGCTCGCTCGCCTACCTGTGGGACGCCGTCTATGCCATCAAGCGCGAGCGCAACCTGCCCGGGGCTACGTTGCGCGACGTGGTGGACCACATCGATCACGCCGTGCGCGTGGCCGGCATCGACCATGTGGGGCTGGGCTCCGACTTCGACGGCGTGTTCGACCTGCCGCGGGGCCTCGACGATGTCACGCGGCTGCCCTGGATCACCTACGCCCTCCTCAAGCGCGGCTACGCGGCGCGCGACATCTACAAAATCCTGGGCGGCAACGCGCTGCGCGTGCTTCGGCAGGCCGAACGGTTGTCTATTCGAGGGCTGACAGAAACTGTGCCGCTCGCACCTCCGACCAGTATTCGCCCGCATCGTTGA